The Ornithodoros turicata isolate Travis unplaced genomic scaffold, ASM3712646v1 Chromosome31, whole genome shotgun sequence genome has a window encoding:
- the LOC135373748 gene encoding uncharacterized protein LOC135373748 → MNRLLTATDVKMSSLCLRRAPVFWRIDGAVLTPEENFHANSCTTTFQTDSILQRLMLRFERLALNCDTHMDIFDAADAVGQRKLRLSCGNNESQVGTIQMQTNFVTLKYKTESTFRDSDFKLIITSYRPKFLPGLNNTLHCGGFECRDTSFCISSDLECDGVNHCGDNSDEVDPCANKENARGDSEETRA, encoded by the exons ATGAATCGCTTGCTGACAGCAACAGATG TGAAAATGTCGTCCCTCTGCTTGAGACGCGCGCCCGTGTTCTGGAGGATAGACGGAGCGGTTCTAACCCCCGAAGAGAACTTCCACGCAAACTCTTGTACTACTACGTTCCAGACGGACTCCATCCTGCAGCGGCTAATGCTTCGCTTCGAGCGTCTAGCTCTCAACTGCGACACCCACATGGACATTTTCGATGCAGCGGACGCCGTCGGGCAGCGAAAG TTACGGTTATCCTGCGGAAATAATGAATCTCAAGTGGGCACCATTCAGATGCAAACCAACTTCGTCACCTTGAAATACAAGACGGAGTCCACCTTCAGGGACAGTGACTTTAAGCTTATTATTACTTCGTACCGTCCCAAATTTCTGCCAG GCCTGAACAACACACTTCATTGTGGCGGATTCGAATGCCGCGATACCAGCTTTTGTATCTCTAGTGACCTGGAGTGCGACGGTGTCAACCACTGCGGGGATAACAGCGATGAAGTTGACCCATGTGCAAACAAGGAGAACGCTAGAGGCGACTCCGAGGAGACAAGAGCCTGA